Proteins encoded together in one Bactrocera neohumeralis isolate Rockhampton chromosome 4, APGP_CSIRO_Bneo_wtdbg2-racon-allhic-juicebox.fasta_v2, whole genome shotgun sequence window:
- the LOC126757380 gene encoding polycomb protein Asx isoform X3, protein MRTTLLGTSITYRPTTSQQYKISLTMESHLPSVRQKINADPMAEKTEHVNLLSEEEEKDPLALDTTIEQQSSRSKLSSSAKHSHSLRRHVPRIIVKPIPPEKKVTVTATTTLSSNVATSTATATANTVINATGGKNTTPSPSSRASSSRRAQQQAKAAAAAAAAAATATATGSAAIITPVTAITQASTMREVLASIPGFSLKPRRRSSKKISTAAQIEQTKDGKIDLETPDSILASTNLRDLLNKQTFSMLPPLYQYNLIQLLPSVDREAIEIERKNNADSTVTMEAIKLGPSSLNNEFFSRACLEWRERLAEGEFTPENQMKMKTEAEREKNKLDPWKLKHFEPIWGEKSYNRASSTSSNSSNISYSSGKSSDSYTNLIDERLEFKLESKGGLVATIVKTSTKSAAAAASTATSLAATTSATSTTTTTVTSATSADSTENTTSSSVDIKEEGEEFIDESMASTNVNSIKSEQELQLDELRQQEQTGSSTTDYEKQTDINCDVDNIGCTDSSSTFDLLRSDSSGIQTETPVEESKISLAIAALEHERQLIECGSSGNIRKRSESDITYENRTQSKQMKMEHQTEQQLQQQPEYDITDAATSIEQEVSHAIKDELKETLSPSVSSATSSSQELSGSNSLTTSSSATKMPTNDSFLYNSNFYNTEFEQQTNAALLLKETLMSTAGSEKTAAGNNITDISMKASNFLQNPETSFAAAITSVANSTCNSIATLLSGTSTFVNVNAVLPAVSPAPSLSSGITLQSFPTQGKQLHGCSIISIEDGEDDDEELIEQKFADAQNYVLESGEVSTDSSAGTNSALLTPGDVANIKEKKFIFCDSVDQGTTTQACDNLFENKQDIGSCISSVATSSASSSSSSSMTSAPTTSGDVMYAAAGQLPLTAPLTLEQKQQQQQQIILSLAEKSGEDLFHHVQHDWNFGGIKLQQTADATSNSFNGVIQTHQGVIKVKNMNTLSVEDAPMPSVDVTQDNEVVECMAVGGEEDTMAAQAAVVNCRAVDVIGEGVEHGEVDGDIRTEDVEDDDEAEEEDEDDNDDDADDNDAVRDIVDELQQQHRQLLKDQQQQQQQQQQLQHQQQLEEQQELREPEHRGHLTYEHSDYELDSDMVCDVQMSTNEMEVSSTVITNSNSDDSVNELHMGGSGNSRLDGNGVGNVTIQLSAHSPATIGHLHQQQQQQQAQHPQSQQPTTERQNTPQRQILLDTNGQIIGNFLVQHQQQQQQQHLEHQQQLLHHATQQFTFQTAQPQQQQTPTIALSTQQQQQQQHAQKSHHTLSTIRKAIELSTNGQHYLSPGGITAQQHIGQQLVLQQQAPQQRHFLTQPQVPTVSAATNCNMVTASPNQHQQQQQQQHQIHVQQQLQRFQQQQHQQQQQQQQQPTPPMPAFQSLAAQAQANPTKYISKPMNLITMSRGTSAGTVAGANSSIASVAIPPGSAVSTYPPFSSAIANSARNAAELIVNSTPNISNVSTSNVSVTNTNAIKGLTPAGIPTTIAQQRPANKLPTGGKGRKTVNKLPPGAVNLERSYQICQAVIQNSPNRENLKAQLRPPSAILNQHQQQPQQQQQQQLTQSNIATTMTLQGTVPASSVAASTAAISVATSSPAATCGSSSQNFIKQEDLTSIPANIMGVGRPGVYKVIGPRMGFPRKKYVQRKPSPTLIRHLFTPQTANALHTNVTANPRLQQQLTAAAAVQQQQQPHDLHQNSNGGGQYVLVHRANVGAADNQAPRASSAPPVPQTTQ, encoded by the exons ATGAGAACGACCTTATTGGGTACATCAATAACTTATCGCCCAACAACATCCCAACAATATAAAATCTCATTGACTATGGAATCGCATTTACCTTCTGTACGGCAGAAAATAAATGCTGATCCTATGGCAGAAAAAACGGAACACGTTAATCTACTAAGTGAAGAGGAGGAAAAGGATCCGCTAGCATTAGATACTACTATCGAACAACAGAGCTCGCGAAGTAAGCTATCAAGCAGCGCAAAGCACAGCCACAGTTtacg ACGTCATGTTCCTCGTATCATTGTTAAACCCATACCACCTGAGAAAAAGGTTACAGTTACGGCGACAACAACGTTGAGTAGCAACGTTGCAACGTCAACAGCAACTGCAACTGCGAATACTGTGATTAATGCCACCGGTGGAAAGAACACAACACCTAGCCCTTCAAGTCGTGCCAGTAGTAGTCGACGTGCACAACAGCAAGCtaaagcagcagcagctgctgcaGCTGCCGCTGCGACTGCCACCGCTACAGGATCCGCAGCTATTATTACGCCCGTAACAGCCATTACTCAAGCGTCCACTATGCGTGAGGTGTTAGCATCTATACCAGGGTTCAGTCTTAAACCTCGTAGACGGTCTTCCAAGAAAATCTCCACTGCTGCACAAATCGAGCAAACAAAGGATGGAAAAATTGACCTCGAAACACCCGACTCAATATTAGCTTCGACCAATTTGAGAGACTTACTCAATAAACAGACCTTTTCTATGCTGCCACCTTTATATCAGTATAACCTCATACAGTTGTTACCAAGCGTAGATCGCGAGGCTATCGAAATAGAACGCAAGAACAATGCCGATTCCACCGTAACCATGGAAGCTATAAAATTGGGTCCATCCAGCCTAAACAATGAGTTCTTTTCACGTGCCTGCTTGGAGTGGCGTGAACGACTAGCGGAAGGTGAATTCACGCCcgaaaatcaaatgaaaatgaaaactgaagccgagagagaaaaaaataaattggatccctggaaattgaaacattttgaaCCGATATGGGGTGAAAAATCCTACAATCGCGCCAGTAGTACTAGTAGCAATAGCAGCAATATAAGTTATAGTAGTGGAAAAAGCAGTGATAGTTATACTAATCTAATAGATGAGCGGCTAGAATTCAAATTGGAGAGTAAAGGTGGCCTGGTTGCCACCATTGTGAAGACATCTACGaaatcagcagcagcagcggcgtcAACAGCCACATCATTAGCGGCGACAACGTCAGCAACTtctacaacgacaacaacagtgACATCAGCAACAAGTGCTGACAGTACAGAGAACACAACATCATCATCTGTAGACATTAAAGAGGAAGGCGAAGAATTTATTGACGAATCGATGGCCAGCACGAATGTGAACTCAATAAAAAGTGAGCAGGAACTACAACTTGACGAGTTGAGACAACAGGAACAAACAGGATCATCTACAACCGATTATGAAAAACAGACTGATATAAATTGCGATGTG GATAATATTGGCTGCACGGATTCATCGTCAACCTTTGATTTATTGCGTAGTGATTCTAGTGGCATACAAACCGAAACGCCCGTCGAAGAGTCTAAAATATCTTTAGCAATTGCTGCTTTGGAACATGAAAGACAGCTGATCGAGTGTGGGAGCAGCGGCAATATACGAAAACGTTCGGAGTCCGACATAACATATGAAAATCGTACACAAAGTAAGCAGATGAAAATGGAACACCAAACAGAGCAGCAGCTTCAGCAACAACCTGAATATGATATAACTGACGCTGCGACCAGTATAGAACAAGAAGTTAGTCATGCCATTAAAGATGAGCTTAAAGAGACACTCTCGCCATCCGTGTCATCAGCTACTTCTAGCTCACAAGAATTGAGTGGTAGTAATAGTTTAACCACCAGTTCATCCGCAACAAAAATGCCCACCAACGATAGTTTTTTGTATAACAGCAATTTTTACAACACAGAATTCGAGCAGCAAACCAATGCCGCGTTACTGCTTAAGGAAACATTGATGTCCACAGCCGGTAGTGAAAAGACTGCTGCTGGCAATAATATAACCGATATCAGCATGAAAGCGTcgaatttcctacaaaacccaGAGACATCGTTTGCAGCAGCTATTACGTCTGTGGCAAATAGTACCTGTAACAGTATTGCAACACTTTTGTCGGGCACTTCAACATTTGTGAATGTGAATGCGGTATTACCGGCAGTGTCACCAGCGCCGAGCCTTAGCAGCGGTATAACATTGCAATCATTCCCAACGCAAGGCAAACAATTGCATGGGTGTTCAATAATTTCAATAGAAGATGGGGAGGACGATGATGAAGAGCTCATCGAACAAAAGTTCGCTGACgcacaaaattatgttttagAATCTGGCGAAGTTAGTACAGACAGCAGTGCAg gTACAAACAGTGCTTTACTTACGCCCGGTGATGTCGCTAATATAAAGgagaaaaaattcattttctgtGATTCTGTTGATCAAG GCACAACAACTCAAGCTTGTGACAATCTCTTTGAAAATAAACAAGATATTGGCAGTTGTATTTCATCAGTAGCCACATCATCGGCCTCCTCGTCCTCTTCCTCCTCAATGACTTCGGCACCGACGACTAGTGGCGATGTGATGTATGCAGCAGCGGGGCAACTGCCCCTCACCGCTCCTCTAACACtcgaacaaaagcaacaacaacaacagcaaatcaTATTGTCTTTGGCCGAGAAAAGTGGCGAGGATTTGTTCCATCACGTGCAACACGATTGGAACTTCGGCGgcataaaattacaacaaaccGCAGATGCAACGTCGAACAGTTTTAACGGTGTGATACAAACGCATCAAGGcgttataaaagtgaaaaatatgaatacGTTATCAGTGGAAGATGCACCTATGCCAAGCGTGGATGTAACTCAAGATAACGAAGTCGTCGAGTGTATGGCTGTGGGTGGTGAAGAAGATACGATGGCAGCTCAGGCGGCAGTAGTTAATTGTCGCGCTGTGGATGTCATCGGTGAAGGCGTTGAACACGGTGAAGTTGATGGTGATATTCGGACGGAGGATGTGGAAGATGATGACGAAGCGGAAGAAGAGGATGAGGACGACAATGATGATGACGCTGATGATAATGATGCTGTACGTGATATAGTTGATgaattgcagcaacaacataGACAACTGCTTAAAgatcagcaacagcagcagcaacaacaacaacaactgcaacatcaacaacaattgGAGGAACAACAAGAATTGCGTGAACCTGAACATCGTGGCCATTTAACCTACGAACATTCCGACTATGAG TTGGATTCGGATATGGTTTGCGATGTTCAAATGTCAACTAACGAAATGGAAGTTTCCAGCACGGTTATAACCAACAGCAATTCCGACGACAGCGTTAACGAATTGCATATGGGTGGTAGTGGCAACAGTCGGCTGGATGGTAATGGTGTTGGCAATGTGACAATACAATTAAGCGCTCACTCGCCGGCGACCATCGGTCATttgcaccagcagcagcagcaacaacaagcacagcATCCGCAATCACAACAGCCAACAACGGAGAGACAAAACACGCCACAGCGGCAAATTCTTCTCGATACCAATGGGCAAATTATAGGGAATTTCCTTgtacaacatcaacaacagcagcagcaacaacatctcGAACATCAACAGCAACTGTTGCATCATGCCACGCAACAGTTTACCTTTCAGACagcacaaccacaacaacagcaaactcCAACTATAGCGCTATCgacacagcagcagcagcaacaacaacatgcacaaAAATCGCATCATACCCTGTCGACAATACGAAAGGCGATCGAGTTGAGCACGAATGGCCAACACTATCTGTCACCAGGTGGTATAACGGCTCAACAGCATATCGGCCAACAATTAGTACTGCAGCAACAAGCGCCACAGCAAAGGCACTTTTTAACACAGCCCCAAGTTCCTACGGTGTCGGCAGCAACTAATTGCAATATGGTGACTGCTAGCCCGAAtcaacatcagcagcagcagcagcagcaacatcaaATACATGTGCAACAACAGTTGCAGCGCTTCCAGCAGCAACAgcaccaacagcagcagcagcaacaacaacagccaacaCCACCTATGCCCGCCTTTCAATCATTAGCCGCACAAGCGCAGGCCAAtccaacaaaatatatttcgaaGCCAATGAATCTTATAACAATGTCTCGCGGCACTAGTGCGGGAACCGTTGCCGGTGCCAATTCAAGCATCGCCTCTGTCGCCATACCGCCTGGGTCAGCTGTCAGTACGTATCCGCCTTTTAGCAGCGCTATCGCGAACTCAGCACGCAACGCAGCGGAACTGATCGTAAACTCTACGCCCAATATTAGTAATGTCAGCACATCGAATGTCAGcgttacaaatacaaatgcCATAAAAGGCTTAACACCAGCTGGAATACCAACCACTATTGCACAGCAACGACCAGCGAATAAATTACCAACCGGCGGTAAAGGACGTAAAACCGTAAATAAACTGCCACCAGGAGCGGTCAATTTAGAACGAAGCTATCAAATTTGTCAAGCCGTTATACAAAACAGTCCAAATCGTGAGAACTTAAAAGCACAATTACGACCGCCATCAGCTATACTAAAtcagcatcaacaacaaccgcagcaacaacaacagcaacagttgACACAGAGTAATATAGCAACGACAATGACGCTACAGGGCACTGTACCAGCATCATCGGTGGCAGCGTCAACGGCCGCTATATCGGTGGCCACCTCGTCGCCAGCTGCAACCTGCGGTTCGTCATCCCAAAACTTCATCAAACAAGAGGACCTAACAAGCATTCCTGCAAATATAATGGGCGTTGGGCGTCCTGGCGTATATAAG GTAATCGGGCCACGTATGGGATTTCCACGTAAAAAGTATGTTCAAAGAAAACCTTCGCCCACCCTTATAAGACATCTTTTCACACCGCAAACGGCCAACGCGCTACACACCAACGTAACGGCAAATCCACGTTTGCAACAGCAATTAACAGCAGCAGCTGccgtgcaacaacaacagcagccacaCGATCTACATCAAAATAGTAACGGTGGTGGACAATATGTGTTGGTGCATCGAGCGAATGTCGGAGCAGCTGATAATCAGGCACCACGAGCATCTAGCGCACCTCCCGTACCACAAACAACACAG taG
- the LOC126757380 gene encoding polycomb protein Asx isoform X1, whose product MRTTLLGTSITYRPTTSQQYKISLTMESHLPSVRQKINADPMAEKTEHVNLLSEEEEKDPLALDTTIEQQSSRSKLSSSAKHSHSLRRHVPRIIVKPIPPEKKVTVTATTTLSSNVATSTATATANTVINATGGKNTTPSPSSRASSSRRAQQQAKAAAAAAAAAATATATGSAAIITPVTAITQASTMREVLASIPGFSLKPRRRSSKKISTAAQIEQTKDGKIDLETPDSILASTNLRDLLNKQTFSMLPPLYQYNLIQLLPSVDREAIEIERKNNADSTVTMEAIKLGPSSLNNEFFSRACLEWRERLAEGEFTPENQMKMKTEAEREKNKLDPWKLKHFEPIWGEKSYNRASSTSSNSSNISYSSGKSSDSYTNLIDERLEFKLESKGGLVATIVKTSTKSAAAAASTATSLAATTSATSTTTTTVTSATSADSTENTTSSSVDIKEEGEEFIDESMASTNVNSIKSEQELQLDELRQQEQTGSSTTDYEKQTDINCDVDNIGCTDSSSTFDLLRSDSSGIQTETPVEESKISLAIAALEHERQLIECGSSGNIRKRSESDITYENRTQSKQMKMEHQTEQQLQQQPEYDITDAATSIEQEVSHAIKDELKETLSPSVSSATSSSQELSGSNSLTTSSSATKMPTNDSFLYNSNFYNTEFEQQTNAALLLKETLMSTAGSEKTAAGNNITDISMKASNFLQNPETSFAAAITSVANSTCNSIATLLSGTSTFVNVNAVLPAVSPAPSLSSGITLQSFPTQGKQLHGCSIISIEDGEDDDEELIEQKFADAQNYVLESGEVSTDSSAGTNSALLTPGDVANIKEKKFIFCDSVDQGTTTQACDNLFENKQDIGSCISSVATSSASSSSSSSMTSAPTTSGDVMYAAAGQLPLTAPLTLEQKQQQQQQIILSLAEKSGEDLFHHVQHDWNFGGIKLQQTADATSNSFNGVIQTHQGVIKVKNMNTLSVEDAPMPSVDVTQDNEVVECMAVGGEEDTMAAQAAVVNCRAVDVIGEGVEHGEVDGDIRTEDVEDDDEAEEEDEDDNDDDADDNDAVRDIVDELQQQHRQLLKDQQQQQQQQQQLQHQQQLEEQQELREPEHRGHLTYEHSDYELDSDMVCDVQMSTNEMEVSSTVITNSNSDDSVNELHMGGSGNSRLDGNGVGNVTIQLSAHSPATIGHLHQQQQQQQAQHPQSQQPTTERQNTPQRQILLDTNGQIIGNFLVQHQQQQQQQHLEHQQQLLHHATQQFTFQTAQPQQQQTPTIALSTQQQQQQQHAQKSHHTLSTIRKAIELSTNGQHYLSPGGITAQQHIGQQLVLQQQAPQQRHFLTQPQVPTVSAATNCNMVTASPNQHQQQQQQQHQIHVQQQLQRFQQQQHQQQQQQQQQPTPPMPAFQSLAAQAQANPTKYISKPMNLITMSRGTSAGTVAGANSSIASVAIPPGSAVSTYPPFSSAIANSARNAAELIVNSTPNISNVSTSNVSVTNTNAIKGLTPAGIPTTIAQQRPANKLPTGGKGRKTVNKLPPGAVNLERSYQICQAVIQNSPNRENLKAQLRPPSAILNQHQQQPQQQQQQQLTQSNIATTMTLQGTVPASSVAASTAAISVATSSPAATCGSSSQNFIKQEDLTSIPANIMGVGRPGVYKVIGPRMGFPRKKYVQRKPSPTLIRHLFTPQTANALHTNVTANPRLQQQLTAAAAVQQQQQPHDLHQNSNGGGQYVLVHRANVGAADNQAPRASSAPPVPQTTQSQLHNMNGIPITGRGRPASVDIDASNAMLDHNMHNQLHHHQQQQQHINAIKTTAATGIMRRNFTAGNITYIDSLSGAGAAISDGNYIVTATNAGTLDAELSKAVAVAAAAAGNGSGGGAAGAGSGGSGHITRTEADNCACSLNAMVICQQCGAFCHDDCMSASKVCVSCVIR is encoded by the exons ATGAGAACGACCTTATTGGGTACATCAATAACTTATCGCCCAACAACATCCCAACAATATAAAATCTCATTGACTATGGAATCGCATTTACCTTCTGTACGGCAGAAAATAAATGCTGATCCTATGGCAGAAAAAACGGAACACGTTAATCTACTAAGTGAAGAGGAGGAAAAGGATCCGCTAGCATTAGATACTACTATCGAACAACAGAGCTCGCGAAGTAAGCTATCAAGCAGCGCAAAGCACAGCCACAGTTtacg ACGTCATGTTCCTCGTATCATTGTTAAACCCATACCACCTGAGAAAAAGGTTACAGTTACGGCGACAACAACGTTGAGTAGCAACGTTGCAACGTCAACAGCAACTGCAACTGCGAATACTGTGATTAATGCCACCGGTGGAAAGAACACAACACCTAGCCCTTCAAGTCGTGCCAGTAGTAGTCGACGTGCACAACAGCAAGCtaaagcagcagcagctgctgcaGCTGCCGCTGCGACTGCCACCGCTACAGGATCCGCAGCTATTATTACGCCCGTAACAGCCATTACTCAAGCGTCCACTATGCGTGAGGTGTTAGCATCTATACCAGGGTTCAGTCTTAAACCTCGTAGACGGTCTTCCAAGAAAATCTCCACTGCTGCACAAATCGAGCAAACAAAGGATGGAAAAATTGACCTCGAAACACCCGACTCAATATTAGCTTCGACCAATTTGAGAGACTTACTCAATAAACAGACCTTTTCTATGCTGCCACCTTTATATCAGTATAACCTCATACAGTTGTTACCAAGCGTAGATCGCGAGGCTATCGAAATAGAACGCAAGAACAATGCCGATTCCACCGTAACCATGGAAGCTATAAAATTGGGTCCATCCAGCCTAAACAATGAGTTCTTTTCACGTGCCTGCTTGGAGTGGCGTGAACGACTAGCGGAAGGTGAATTCACGCCcgaaaatcaaatgaaaatgaaaactgaagccgagagagaaaaaaataaattggatccctggaaattgaaacattttgaaCCGATATGGGGTGAAAAATCCTACAATCGCGCCAGTAGTACTAGTAGCAATAGCAGCAATATAAGTTATAGTAGTGGAAAAAGCAGTGATAGTTATACTAATCTAATAGATGAGCGGCTAGAATTCAAATTGGAGAGTAAAGGTGGCCTGGTTGCCACCATTGTGAAGACATCTACGaaatcagcagcagcagcggcgtcAACAGCCACATCATTAGCGGCGACAACGTCAGCAACTtctacaacgacaacaacagtgACATCAGCAACAAGTGCTGACAGTACAGAGAACACAACATCATCATCTGTAGACATTAAAGAGGAAGGCGAAGAATTTATTGACGAATCGATGGCCAGCACGAATGTGAACTCAATAAAAAGTGAGCAGGAACTACAACTTGACGAGTTGAGACAACAGGAACAAACAGGATCATCTACAACCGATTATGAAAAACAGACTGATATAAATTGCGATGTG GATAATATTGGCTGCACGGATTCATCGTCAACCTTTGATTTATTGCGTAGTGATTCTAGTGGCATACAAACCGAAACGCCCGTCGAAGAGTCTAAAATATCTTTAGCAATTGCTGCTTTGGAACATGAAAGACAGCTGATCGAGTGTGGGAGCAGCGGCAATATACGAAAACGTTCGGAGTCCGACATAACATATGAAAATCGTACACAAAGTAAGCAGATGAAAATGGAACACCAAACAGAGCAGCAGCTTCAGCAACAACCTGAATATGATATAACTGACGCTGCGACCAGTATAGAACAAGAAGTTAGTCATGCCATTAAAGATGAGCTTAAAGAGACACTCTCGCCATCCGTGTCATCAGCTACTTCTAGCTCACAAGAATTGAGTGGTAGTAATAGTTTAACCACCAGTTCATCCGCAACAAAAATGCCCACCAACGATAGTTTTTTGTATAACAGCAATTTTTACAACACAGAATTCGAGCAGCAAACCAATGCCGCGTTACTGCTTAAGGAAACATTGATGTCCACAGCCGGTAGTGAAAAGACTGCTGCTGGCAATAATATAACCGATATCAGCATGAAAGCGTcgaatttcctacaaaacccaGAGACATCGTTTGCAGCAGCTATTACGTCTGTGGCAAATAGTACCTGTAACAGTATTGCAACACTTTTGTCGGGCACTTCAACATTTGTGAATGTGAATGCGGTATTACCGGCAGTGTCACCAGCGCCGAGCCTTAGCAGCGGTATAACATTGCAATCATTCCCAACGCAAGGCAAACAATTGCATGGGTGTTCAATAATTTCAATAGAAGATGGGGAGGACGATGATGAAGAGCTCATCGAACAAAAGTTCGCTGACgcacaaaattatgttttagAATCTGGCGAAGTTAGTACAGACAGCAGTGCAg gTACAAACAGTGCTTTACTTACGCCCGGTGATGTCGCTAATATAAAGgagaaaaaattcattttctgtGATTCTGTTGATCAAG GCACAACAACTCAAGCTTGTGACAATCTCTTTGAAAATAAACAAGATATTGGCAGTTGTATTTCATCAGTAGCCACATCATCGGCCTCCTCGTCCTCTTCCTCCTCAATGACTTCGGCACCGACGACTAGTGGCGATGTGATGTATGCAGCAGCGGGGCAACTGCCCCTCACCGCTCCTCTAACACtcgaacaaaagcaacaacaacaacagcaaatcaTATTGTCTTTGGCCGAGAAAAGTGGCGAGGATTTGTTCCATCACGTGCAACACGATTGGAACTTCGGCGgcataaaattacaacaaaccGCAGATGCAACGTCGAACAGTTTTAACGGTGTGATACAAACGCATCAAGGcgttataaaagtgaaaaatatgaatacGTTATCAGTGGAAGATGCACCTATGCCAAGCGTGGATGTAACTCAAGATAACGAAGTCGTCGAGTGTATGGCTGTGGGTGGTGAAGAAGATACGATGGCAGCTCAGGCGGCAGTAGTTAATTGTCGCGCTGTGGATGTCATCGGTGAAGGCGTTGAACACGGTGAAGTTGATGGTGATATTCGGACGGAGGATGTGGAAGATGATGACGAAGCGGAAGAAGAGGATGAGGACGACAATGATGATGACGCTGATGATAATGATGCTGTACGTGATATAGTTGATgaattgcagcaacaacataGACAACTGCTTAAAgatcagcaacagcagcagcaacaacaacaacaactgcaacatcaacaacaattgGAGGAACAACAAGAATTGCGTGAACCTGAACATCGTGGCCATTTAACCTACGAACATTCCGACTATGAG TTGGATTCGGATATGGTTTGCGATGTTCAAATGTCAACTAACGAAATGGAAGTTTCCAGCACGGTTATAACCAACAGCAATTCCGACGACAGCGTTAACGAATTGCATATGGGTGGTAGTGGCAACAGTCGGCTGGATGGTAATGGTGTTGGCAATGTGACAATACAATTAAGCGCTCACTCGCCGGCGACCATCGGTCATttgcaccagcagcagcagcaacaacaagcacagcATCCGCAATCACAACAGCCAACAACGGAGAGACAAAACACGCCACAGCGGCAAATTCTTCTCGATACCAATGGGCAAATTATAGGGAATTTCCTTgtacaacatcaacaacagcagcagcaacaacatctcGAACATCAACAGCAACTGTTGCATCATGCCACGCAACAGTTTACCTTTCAGACagcacaaccacaacaacagcaaactcCAACTATAGCGCTATCgacacagcagcagcagcaacaacaacatgcacaaAAATCGCATCATACCCTGTCGACAATACGAAAGGCGATCGAGTTGAGCACGAATGGCCAACACTATCTGTCACCAGGTGGTATAACGGCTCAACAGCATATCGGCCAACAATTAGTACTGCAGCAACAAGCGCCACAGCAAAGGCACTTTTTAACACAGCCCCAAGTTCCTACGGTGTCGGCAGCAACTAATTGCAATATGGTGACTGCTAGCCCGAAtcaacatcagcagcagcagcagcagcaacatcaaATACATGTGCAACAACAGTTGCAGCGCTTCCAGCAGCAACAgcaccaacagcagcagcagcaacaacaacagccaacaCCACCTATGCCCGCCTTTCAATCATTAGCCGCACAAGCGCAGGCCAAtccaacaaaatatatttcgaaGCCAATGAATCTTATAACAATGTCTCGCGGCACTAGTGCGGGAACCGTTGCCGGTGCCAATTCAAGCATCGCCTCTGTCGCCATACCGCCTGGGTCAGCTGTCAGTACGTATCCGCCTTTTAGCAGCGCTATCGCGAACTCAGCACGCAACGCAGCGGAACTGATCGTAAACTCTACGCCCAATATTAGTAATGTCAGCACATCGAATGTCAGcgttacaaatacaaatgcCATAAAAGGCTTAACACCAGCTGGAATACCAACCACTATTGCACAGCAACGACCAGCGAATAAATTACCAACCGGCGGTAAAGGACGTAAAACCGTAAATAAACTGCCACCAGGAGCGGTCAATTTAGAACGAAGCTATCAAATTTGTCAAGCCGTTATACAAAACAGTCCAAATCGTGAGAACTTAAAAGCACAATTACGACCGCCATCAGCTATACTAAAtcagcatcaacaacaaccgcagcaacaacaacagcaacagttgACACAGAGTAATATAGCAACGACAATGACGCTACAGGGCACTGTACCAGCATCATCGGTGGCAGCGTCAACGGCCGCTATATCGGTGGCCACCTCGTCGCCAGCTGCAACCTGCGGTTCGTCATCCCAAAACTTCATCAAACAAGAGGACCTAACAAGCATTCCTGCAAATATAATGGGCGTTGGGCGTCCTGGCGTATATAAG GTAATCGGGCCACGTATGGGATTTCCACGTAAAAAGTATGTTCAAAGAAAACCTTCGCCCACCCTTATAAGACATCTTTTCACACCGCAAACGGCCAACGCGCTACACACCAACGTAACGGCAAATCCACGTTTGCAACAGCAATTAACAGCAGCAGCTGccgtgcaacaacaacagcagccacaCGATCTACATCAAAATAGTAACGGTGGTGGACAATATGTGTTGGTGCATCGAGCGAATGTCGGAGCAGCTGATAATCAGGCACCACGAGCATCTAGCGCACCTCCCGTACCACAAACAACACAG AGTCAACTGCACAATATGAATGGAATACCGATAACAGGACGCGGGCGTCCTGCCTCCGTCGATATTGACGCTTCAAATGCAATGCTTGACCACAATATGCACAATCAATTGcatcatcatcaacaacaacaacaacacataaatgctataaaaacaactGCAGCGACTGGTATAATGCGACGAAATTTCACGgctg gCAATATAACCTATATAGACAGTTTGAGTGGAGCAGGAGCAGCTATTTCAGATGGTAATTACATAGTGACCGCAACCAATGCTGGCACACTGGATGCTGAACTAAGCAAAGCCGTTGCTGTGGCCGCCGCAGCAGCTGGTAACGGTAGTGGGGGCGGTGCGGCAGGCGCTGGCAGCGGTGGCAGTGGGCATATTACACGTACTGAAGCGGATAATTGTGCCTGTTCTTTGAATGCAATGGTTATTTGTCAGCAATGTGGCGCATTCTGTCATGACGATTGTATGAGTGCGTCGAAGGTGTGCGTCTCCTGTGTGATCAGATGA